From a single Mycolicibacterium moriokaense genomic region:
- a CDS encoding SDR family oxidoreductase: MILDRFRLDDKVAVVTGAGRGLGAAMALAFAEAGADVVIAARTQSQLEEVAEQVKGVGRRAHVVVADLAHPEDTAKLAGEAIEAFGKLDIVVNNVGGTMPNTLLTTSTKDLRDAFTFNVATAHALTVAAVPLMLEHSGGGNIINITSTMGREAGRGFAAYGTAKAALAHYTRLTALDLCPRIRVNAIAPGSILTSALDVVASNDELRAPMEKVTPMRRLGEPEDIAAAAVYLASPAASYLTGKTLEVDGGLTFPNLDLPIPDL; encoded by the coding sequence GTGATTCTCGACAGATTTCGGCTGGACGACAAAGTCGCAGTGGTGACCGGAGCGGGCCGTGGACTCGGCGCCGCAATGGCGCTCGCATTTGCGGAAGCCGGTGCGGACGTGGTCATTGCGGCCCGCACCCAGTCTCAACTCGAAGAGGTGGCCGAACAGGTCAAAGGCGTCGGCCGCCGAGCACACGTCGTGGTTGCCGACCTCGCGCACCCCGAGGACACCGCCAAGCTGGCGGGTGAGGCCATCGAGGCCTTCGGCAAACTAGACATCGTCGTGAACAACGTCGGCGGCACCATGCCCAACACGCTGCTGACCACATCGACGAAGGACCTGCGCGACGCGTTCACCTTCAACGTCGCCACCGCACACGCACTCACCGTCGCGGCCGTCCCGCTGATGCTCGAGCACTCCGGCGGAGGCAACATCATCAACATCACGTCGACAATGGGCCGCGAAGCCGGCCGCGGTTTCGCCGCCTACGGAACTGCCAAGGCCGCACTCGCCCACTACACGCGACTCACCGCGCTCGACCTGTGCCCGCGGATCCGCGTCAACGCCATCGCGCCCGGCTCGATCCTCACCTCGGCCCTCGACGTCGTGGCCTCCAACGACGAACTCCGCGCACCGATGGAAAAGGTCACGCCCATGCGCAGATTGGGTGAACCCGAGGACATCGCCGCAGCCGCCGTATACCTCGCGTCTCCCGCCGCCTCCTATCTGACCGGCAAGACACTCGAGGTCGACGGCGGTCTCACCTTCCCGAACCTCGACCTGCCCATCCCGGATCTGTGA